Proteins from one Microbacterium faecale genomic window:
- a CDS encoding ABC transporter permease: MTSSIATLRLTPRRPRRRISVFDAVTLLVAAVLIALVIVPLGRVLVGLFWVDGALSFDVFVRTFAVPDLPQLIGNTVIVVVLSTIAALVIGVLLAWVSERTDARMGVLSDALPLLPFLLPPVAGAVGWTMLLSPNAGLANVAIRNVLGLVGIELESGPFDINSWYGLIWVFAVYAVPFIYMNAAASLRNFDSSLEEASRLSGASGWRTVWRVTVPSILPGIGAGALLCVWFGFGMFSIPSLIGTPAGIDLIAPRIVELLTFTYPPETDVAVGLSGFVVIFVGIAYLLQVRILRSGKNATITGKGARSQIIRLGSWKWPVRLIVLGYIAVSTLLPIFALVIVALNGYWTPNIDWAGLSLDALRTAVIDDRLTREALGNSLGLGVVGGLIGVVAAAMVALYVHRTRSALARGIDLAIKMPAAISNMVIAVGILLLLAGPPFGLSGTLLILLIGYLALYLPQASIAADAAVAGVGKELPEASAVSGASPSRTFIRVQLPLMIPGLVAGWAMLFIRMVGDLTASAILAGTGNSVVGFRILEVFNGGSYALLAALSTVLVVITGVVLAAVLAYSRRASRFGVETKVG; the protein is encoded by the coding sequence GTGACCAGTTCGATCGCCACCCTTCGACTGACGCCCCGCCGGCCTCGTCGACGGATCAGCGTGTTCGATGCGGTCACGCTGTTGGTCGCGGCCGTGCTCATCGCGCTGGTGATCGTTCCGCTCGGCCGCGTGCTCGTCGGCCTGTTCTGGGTGGACGGCGCCCTCTCCTTCGACGTGTTCGTGCGGACGTTCGCGGTCCCCGATCTCCCGCAGTTGATCGGCAACACCGTGATCGTCGTCGTCCTGAGCACGATCGCCGCGCTCGTCATCGGCGTGCTTCTCGCGTGGGTGAGCGAACGGACAGACGCGCGCATGGGCGTGCTCTCCGACGCGCTCCCGCTCCTTCCCTTCCTGCTGCCGCCGGTGGCCGGCGCGGTGGGATGGACCATGCTCCTGTCGCCCAACGCGGGCCTCGCGAATGTCGCGATTCGGAACGTTCTCGGACTCGTCGGGATCGAGCTCGAGTCGGGTCCGTTCGACATCAACAGCTGGTACGGCCTCATCTGGGTCTTCGCGGTGTATGCGGTGCCGTTCATCTACATGAACGCCGCGGCGAGCCTGCGCAACTTCGATTCGAGTCTCGAAGAGGCCTCCCGGCTGAGCGGCGCCTCGGGATGGCGCACCGTCTGGCGCGTCACGGTTCCGTCGATCCTGCCTGGCATCGGCGCGGGGGCCCTGCTGTGCGTGTGGTTCGGATTCGGAATGTTCTCCATTCCTTCGCTGATCGGCACGCCCGCCGGCATCGACCTGATTGCGCCCCGAATCGTCGAGCTGCTGACCTTCACCTATCCGCCGGAGACCGACGTCGCCGTGGGGTTGAGCGGGTTCGTCGTGATCTTCGTCGGCATCGCCTACCTGCTGCAGGTTCGGATCCTTCGCAGCGGAAAGAACGCGACGATCACCGGCAAGGGTGCGCGTTCGCAGATCATTCGACTCGGATCGTGGAAATGGCCGGTTCGCCTCATCGTGCTCGGCTATATCGCGGTGTCGACGCTGCTGCCGATCTTTGCGCTCGTGATCGTCGCGTTGAACGGCTACTGGACGCCGAACATCGACTGGGCCGGGCTGAGTCTCGACGCACTGAGGACGGCCGTCATCGACGACAGACTCACGCGCGAGGCGCTCGGCAACAGCCTCGGACTCGGCGTCGTCGGCGGTCTCATCGGCGTCGTCGCCGCCGCGATGGTCGCGCTGTACGTACACCGCACGCGTTCCGCGCTGGCGCGCGGAATCGACCTCGCGATCAAGATGCCGGCGGCGATCTCGAACATGGTCATCGCGGTCGGCATTCTTCTCCTGCTCGCGGGGCCGCCGTTCGGGCTGTCCGGCACTCTGCTCATCCTTCTCATCGGATATCTTGCGCTCTATCTGCCGCAGGCATCGATCGCCGCCGATGCCGCGGTCGCGGGCGTCGGCAAGGAACTCCCCGAGGCTTCGGCCGTGTCCGGCGCGTCTCCGTCGCGCACCTTCATCCGGGTGCAGTTGCCGCTGATGATCCCCGGTCTCGTGGCGGGGTGGGCGATGCTCTTCATTCGCATGGTCGGCGACCTGACCGCGTCGGCGATCCTCGCGGGAACAGGCAACTCGGTCGTCGGGTTCCGCATTCTCGAGGTGTTCAACGGCGGCTCATACGCGTTGCTGGCCGCTCTGTCGACGGTGCTCGTGGTGATCACGGGTGTCGTGCTGGCGGCCGTGCTCGCGTACTCGCGACGTGCGTCGCGGTTCGGCGTCGAGACGAAGGTGGGCTAA